Below is a window of Myxococcaceae bacterium JPH2 DNA.
CTGTTGAGGCGAGCCATTCGCCGAGGACGACGACTGCGACCGCGACCCTTGTCCCGACGCCGCGCGAGCCTCGCGCTGGGCCTCGGACGAAGCGCCTTCCGGGCGCTCCGACGGCGAGTTTCCGAACTGGCGCTCCAGCGAAGCCTGACGCTGAGCCAACGCACGACGCAGGTCCGAAATCTGCGTGGGGTTCCCCGCGGCCTTCGCACGCGCCTGCGCCGAGTGCGACCCCGCCTCCCCAGATTCCGAGGGTCGCCCCTCCTGTTGCTCCGCCCCCTGAGCCCCCGAGTTCGCGCCCTGCTCCGAGCCCCGCGCTCCCGAGTTCGACGCCTCGGCGCCCTGCTGCGTTCCCGACGCGCCCTGCTCCGAGCCCTGAGCCCCCGCGTTCGACGCCTCCGCGGCTTGCTCCGTTCCCGACTGCGCGCCGTTCTTCGAGTCGCCCTGCCCCTGCGCGTTCCGGTCGAGCTCCATCAGGGCCTGCTCCAAGGCCTCCCGCTCTCGGGTCACGGCCTCGGCGTTTCCCGCCGGCCCCAGCGCATCCTCCAGCTCACGAGCCGCCTCCGCGGCGCGGGCGAGCTGGGCGGCGGCCTCGGCGGCGCGCTCGGCCAGTCGCTGCGACAGCGCATCGGTGGCCTCCCAATCGGCGGCGTCGAAGCGCCCCTCCGAAACCTCCTCCGAGAGCCGACGCAGCTCCTCTTCCACGTTCGCGCCCAGCGGCTCCTCGCGGGCCAGCGCCTCGGCCTGAGCCTGCACGGCGGCCACCTGGGTCGCGGCGGCGGCGTTGATGCGCGTCTCCTTCGCCACGGGCCGAGGCAGCAGGTGCCCCACCCCGGCGAACAGCACCGCCCCGAGCAGCGCGGCCACGGGCCGCCGCCAGCGAATCGGCGGGAGTTTCACCGCGCGGGCCAGCTGGTTGGCCGCCAGCTCCCACTCCCCCACGGAGCGCTCCAGTCGCGTGAGCAACAACCCCGAGGCCCCCGCCGAGCGGTCCGCGAGCACCGCCGCGTGCTCCAGCGAGACGCTTTGAGAGCGGGCCCGCACGACCCAGGCCCACAGCCCCACCGCCGCCAGCGGAAGCACCGCCCACCCGGGCGCGCGGGGAAACCCCATCCGGACGAGCACGCACGCGGTGGCCACGGCCCACGCGGGAGCCACGCCCCGCTCCAGCCAGACTTCCGCGTTGAGTCGCCGCCGCACGCGCCGCACGGGCGCGAGCACCAAGGCCTGAAGTCGACGTTCTTCGCTGGCTGCCATGCGTGGGCCGGCAGTGTCGGACACTCGCCCGGGCGCGACAAGCGATGGGAGGGGGAGCGGTCGAAGGTGGCCCTGGAGCGGTCGCTCGCGATGCCGAGAGGTCCGACAGACCCGTGCGTCTTCTCGTGCCCGTCGCTAACGTGCCCCCATGAACTTCCGCCACCTTGGACGCAGTGGGCTCGTCGTCAGCGAGATCTCCTTCGGCAACTGGTTGACCCATGGGAACCAGGTCGAGGAGGACGCCGCCCTCGCGTGCGTGCGCGCGGCCCTCGACGTGGGCATCACCACGTTCGACACGGCGGACGTGTACGCGGACACGAAGGCGGAGTCGGTGCTCGGCCGCGCGCTCAAGGGCGAGCGCCGCGCCGGCTACGAGCTGTTCACCAAGGTCTTCTGGCCCACGGGCCCGGGGAAGAATGACCGGGGCCTGTCCCGCAAGCACGTCCTCGAGTCCATCGATGGCTCGCTGCGCCGGCTCCAGACGGACTACGTGGACCTCTATCAGGCCCACCGCTATGACCCGACCACGCCGCTGGAGGAGACGATGCTCGCCTTCGCGGACATCGTGCGCCAGGGCAAGGCGCTCTACATCGGCGTCTCGGAGTGGACCGCGGAGCAGATCCACGCCGGCGCGAAGCTGGCCCGCGAGCTGCGCATCCCCTTCATCTCCAATCAGCCGCAGTACTCCATGCTCTGGCGGGTGATTGAGTCGCAGGTCATCCCCGTCTCGGACGCGGAGGGGATGGGGCAGATTGTCTGGTCCCCGCTCGCGCAGGGCGTGCTCACGGGCAAGTACCGCCCGGGCCAGCCGCCTCCCGCGGGCAGCCGCGCGCGCGACTCGAAGGGCGCGGGCTTCATCGGGCACTTCCTCACCGACGACGTGCTCACCCGCGTGCAGCAGCTCCAGCCCATCGCGAAGGATGCGGGCCTCACCATGGCGCAGCTCGCGGTCGCGTGGGTGCTCCAGAACCCGAGCGTGAGTTCGGCCATCATCGGCGCGTCGCGCCCCGAGCAGGTGCACGACAACGTGAAGGCCAGCGGCGTGAAGCTGGACGCGGAGGTGCGCCAGCGCATCGACACGGTGCTCGGCCCCGCCATCGTGCGCACCGCCCCCCCGCAGTAGCCGCGCGCCATGCTGCTTCCCCACGCGTCGCCCCCCGAGTCCCGCGCCGGACTCGCGAACCTGCCCCTGGTGCTCTGGCCCGCCGCGCTCACGATGTGGGGGCCGGGTGAGCAGTCGCACGCGCACGCGCACCATGCCCTGCACCTGGCGGTGTGCCGCGAGGGCACGCTCGCGATCCAACGAGAGGGCGCAGCGACGCCGGAGCGCGCGGCGGCGGTGCTCGTGGGTCCAGACGTGACACACGCGCTCGACGCGCGCGGCACCGAAATGCTCCTCTTCTTCGTGGAGCCCGAGAGCCAGGATGGC
It encodes the following:
- a CDS encoding aldo/keto reductase family protein, producing MNFRHLGRSGLVVSEISFGNWLTHGNQVEEDAALACVRAALDVGITTFDTADVYADTKAESVLGRALKGERRAGYELFTKVFWPTGPGKNDRGLSRKHVLESIDGSLRRLQTDYVDLYQAHRYDPTTPLEETMLAFADIVRQGKALYIGVSEWTAEQIHAGAKLARELRIPFISNQPQYSMLWRVIESQVIPVSDAEGMGQIVWSPLAQGVLTGKYRPGQPPPAGSRARDSKGAGFIGHFLTDDVLTRVQQLQPIAKDAGLTMAQLAVAWVLQNPSVSSAIIGASRPEQVHDNVKASGVKLDAEVRQRIDTVLGPAIVRTAPPQ